The DNA window TTGTGCTGCTCAAGCacagagaaagagagagagattctACGAACTGACTTGAAAAAAGGAGTCCAAAGCGTAATAAGTTTCTTATTAAATTTTCCATGCTTGATTTGAGTTTCCCACATCAACATTCATGGCACAGTAGTATGCACTGTGGCATAAACCCAAATCGGCtaacaaataaatttaaaaaaaaagggggctGCAGTTTTTTCTCAGCAGTGAACTGATAGCCAGTACAAAGAGGCAGCTTTACTATAATGCAACACATTCCAGAAACAGATACATCACACCAGAAAAGGTATTTCTGACAACACATTCCAGAAAAAGATACATCACACCAGAAAAGGTATTAACATGGTTTCTGAAAATACCATGCACTTAttaaccaagaaaaaaaattaagcagGAAAGGCAGAAAGCATTGACATACGTCACCGGAAGTAATTCGCCGTGGCACCAGATTTCCTCCTATTTGAATAAGCCCATCAGCAGTGAATAATGTGACTCTCTCTTCGGGAACCCATTGAATGGCTGCAAATCCACAGCAAGAGCTTTACAAAATCCACAACAATTAGAAGAAACAAATCTCCCACAATTGTAACAAAATTCACAACAATCAGAAGAAACAAATGCTCCAACAGCAAATCCACAACAATCAGAAGAACAAATGTCCCCTGCAAATCCAGAATAAGAAAAGCTCCCCCCTAATGCCAAATGTCCCATAAAAATCAGAAACAAATCATGATAGAAAAGTACCTATCTACGTGCTTTGcattataaaaatgtaactCCACCTAATTTGTAATATTTATCTCTCCAATTTGCCACTgtcaaaagtttcttttttgtCCCTCCCTGTAACTTAGTTTTTCATCTCCCATTCCTCGTATTCAAGAGCTGATAACAAGAATCCAAACAAactaaagaatttttttttaaagagttCCATTCAACAAAGGTTACCAGAAATTGGACCTGTCCCATACCATCAAagggtatcagagcgctaggccACAGAGATAACATAGTATAGTTTTCATGGTCGATGTGTTCGAGTTCTGGAGTAGATTGGGCACATAACCTAAATCTGATCTTACTCCAGGCACAGCAACTAGCCAAACAAATGATTCTACTTCCAACTAACTCATATGATAGATGTTACAGGCACAAAAAATTCCACCTTTTGCCTTCATTTCTGACCAAGAAGAAACTATTAATTGATGTATTGATAAAATCAAGAACACgcataaaagaaaagaaatggctAATAAAAATAGATTCGAGAAATCACATTTATATTATTGCGACGACCCGCTAAGGACAACGGAACTAGCAGAAAGTGGGTTTTTATGATCCGATAAAGAATCAAACTATTCCATAATTCAAGATGAAAAGTTGCAGGGGTACAACACATTACAAAATAACAGACCggtggaaaaaaaattatatataaaaaaagaacGTACATGAGTCGCCAGAATCAGAGGAGGATTCCCAGGGATAGTGTCCAAAGGCTTCATCGCCTAGAAAGTGGCCCGAACCTGAGGCTTTTGGGACGAAGCGGAACGACCGAAGAGGTAATTGTTTACTACTAAAAGATGGGAATTTAGAAAGAGCGGAGAGTGAAGAGGAGGAGGCAAGAATAGTTGTATCTTTGGGGAGACAAATTGAGGAAAGCGTGGAAAAGTAGATGACTGATGTCTCGCCGGGCATTCTGCACGCTAACAAAAAACCGAGAGAGGGAAAGGAAGAGGAATCTGAGGGAAGGATTCTCCCGTCGGTAATTGAGAGATACAGAAAAACTGGGAATTTCTTGTCTGGAGGGGGAAGAAAGAGAGGGAGGCGGATGAAGAATGGGAAAGGTGGGGAATTTGACGCCACATCCCATACAAGAGTGAGGTTGCCACGTGGACCAGAAGACggttttctttccttccttaCATTGGATTTGGGTGGATGTGGGAACAATTTAGAGAGCCCGGTTTAAGACGGTTGGTCCTCGTATAAGATTAAAGGGCTAATTCTAATAAACCACCTCAAAAAGTGTCTCTTTCTCACATTACCTTTTTGAATCAATACATCTACCATACTATTACGAATTTCTCAATCATGTATAATTGGGTCGATAGCTCAAGTTTAGGCTGAATTTCAACGCACATGAATTGGTTAACTAACCCTAAAAAAATCCTTCCCATAATATATATCCGTTTAGATTGgtctatttttcaaaaacaagttttttaaaCACAATAAATGTTACAttaatacacaaacaaaaataactaaaaaaaagTACTTAACCATACactatatcaaatatttcaaaaaacatctataataaaaatttttcatatacactgctacagtaaaatatttcaaaaatacttccaaaaatagctaataTAAACGAAGCGTATAAAGGGCCAAAAGCCTTTCACATGCTATATAAAATTTCACAATATAGTTTTGAACAAGCTtttaaactaataaaataaatcaaaatgaATTGTGAAAATTACAGTTATTGTAGAAACTTTTCCACttataaaattatattataCAATGTCCTCAAAAATTATATATGTTTTCGATACATTTTGCAATTATAAGGAAAACACGGAAAAATGTAGCCATAagataatatataataaaataaacttcaattgtgattaaccAAAAAGCTACACAATGTTAGAATTTTTAGCAATATGGAACTTAGAGCTCTAATTTTCCTTCCCCTTCTTCACTTTTGAAATCCCACATCTCCCCAGTTGGGAaaagtattttaaaaaattaactaaGTTATTTTAGTAAAATTTTCATCAAGAGCAAGTAGTTTAAAAAATCAGCAATTAAGAACTTGGGAGTAATTTTGTCAATTCACGAAACCATGTGTATTATTGCATATGCTAAATTCAACCCAAGGGTGGGTTGCCTAACCCAATTATACctgatttggaaaaattatagAGAAAATTATTGTACCACAAGGggtaattattattattttttaaaaaaaaaagaaaagaatcgaTCCAATTCTGCATTTAAGGAGGCATGTGAGGAAGAAGCATTTCGCGAGGGGGTACACTGgaattaatccaaaaaaaaaaggttcttttttttgtatttttcccATTTACCAGTAGTTCTCCAGTTTTAGGAATCAGAGTCGGTTCCACTTAAGGCGTGGTTTTGATCCCTAAATGCATTCACGGCCCTTTCCAGCTTGGTATACTTTTGACATTCAGACAATCTTTCCCTCCCTCCCTTCAAAAGTCTCTAACCTATGCTACCTGCAGCAAGGCTTTCCCTCTCCTTCAACTAGATGTAAGGGATTGTTTATACCACCAAAATCATgaacttcaaaatttttacTAATAAACCACACCTTCCACCTGCATCccggccaaaaagtgattacaGCTTTTGACAAGAAGTAGGCAAGCTTTGAGCCCTCGTCTTGAACCTTGCTTGCTAACGAAATTGGCCATCTCAAGTCTAAACTAATTGGGAGTCGAAGTTTGCATGATTAATTGAAGGCTGCAGCCCTCGTCATAATTCCTGAACAAAGAACTTCACAATTTCCTTCCCCTATCACTGATTTAAATTCGTCCTTACGAAATGTAATAATTAGTAATGCCACCAAATTTTCTAATCCAATTTCGGACTCACATTCTCTTGTCTTTCTTTAAGTTGGAATTACTTGAATAGTTTCTTCTCCCTCGTCTTTTGTTGTTGGATCCTCTTTTACAGTTTCCAGGATCAGCCAAAGCTTGATCGGCGAAAACTAGGCAGATCATTACTATTGTTATTATTCATTTTCATCAAATCTTCTTAGTGGATACGTTGCTTGTCtttttaactaaataatttatAACAAGAACAAAGTCGTGAAGCATTACCGATCATCATCTTCCTCTAGAGATTCAAGAATCCCAAATCACTGCCGCAATGACAACGCCATTCTACGGCAAAGATGGGATCTACAGGTCCCAAAAGCCACCCGTTGTCCTTCCAGAAGACCCCAACCTCTCTATGGTCCCATTTCTCTTCAGGAACTTCCCATCCCTTTCTCAAAGCACTGCACTAATTGATGCCGCCACTGCTGAATCCTTCACCTTCTTTGATCTCCTAACCCAAGTTTCCAAGCTCTCGCATGCCCTCCTTAAGCTTAACATCAACAAGAACGATGTTGTTCTCATTTTCTCCCCAAATTCAGTTCTTTTCCCCATATCATTCCTTGCTGTTGTCGGCATTGGTGCCATCGCCACCACTGTCAACCCACTGTATACCATCAATGAGCTATCAAACCAAGTCAATGACTCCAATCCAAAACTTATCATCACTGTCAATGAACTGCATCACAAGATCAAACACTTCAATCTACCTTGTATTCTACTAAGTCCTAAGGGATCATTTGATGCGGCTGATTCTTACAGTACTCTGTTTTGTCATTACTCAGATTTGATTAATTCAACATCCCCTGCATCGTCCGATTCACCGTGGTCATCAGCTGTACAAACTGATGTTGCAGCTCTTCTGTATTCATCCGGGACAACGGGTAAAAGTAAGGGAGTTGTTTTGACACACAGAAACTTCATTGCCACAGCATCAATGGTGACACGAGATCAAGAATGTTATGGTAACTCCAAGAACGTATATTTATGCTTCCTTCCCATGTTTCATATATTTGGATTGTCTGTGGCTGTATATGCACAGCTGCAGAAAGGGAATACGGTGGTAGTGATGGAAAGGTATGAGATGGAGAAAGCATTGCATGCTGTTGAGAAGTATAAAGTGACACACATGTATGCTGTGCCACCAGTGGTGGTAGCTCTGGGGAAGCAGAAAAAGGTGGTGAGTAAGTATGACTGCTCATCATTGAGGGAAATTGCATGTGGGGCTGCACCTTTGGGGAAAGATGTGATTGAGGAATGTGCCAAGAATTTCCCTCAAGCTGTGATTGTTCAGGTGATTTTTTTAGGAGTTCGGTTCAAAAACCTTTCTAACTTGGACTATGAGTCACTCTGCTAACGTTTTGAACTGGCATTGAATTACTACTTACTACTCATAAGAACCAGaaattctaatttctttgtcTTGAGCAATAGGTAATGATTAGTAATTCGCATGCCAAGATTCAGCAAACTTAAGTATTTAGTAAGTGGACCTGAAACACGGTAGAAATGTTAACGTCTGGCAGGGCTATGGGATGACGGAAACATGTGGAATTATTTCAAGAGAGGATGTAAAGACAGGACCTCCCCATTCTGGTTCAACTGGAGTTCTTGTTCCTGGAGTGGAATGCAAAATACTGGATGTGGATACTGCAGAACCTCTTCCACCTTTCCAAAAGGGGCAGATTTTGGTTCGTGGACAGAATATGATGCAAGGTAGACTTTACATTCAAAGGTGAAACTCTGGTCACAGCAGATTATAAAAAGAATGTGTAACTCCGTTTTGTTGTCCAGTTTGGGTATTATATTTTTGCTTGCTTAAACCATTGCAGATATTAGTTAGTGTTCTTGAACTATATGGTGTTTTTGCAAAATGGTCTTTTAACTGAGTTGTATAATGGATTTGGCATTAGATATAGCGCTTATGGCTGTCCTCCAGATATTCCTTGTTTCTGGAATGACATGCTAGTGATTGAGAATTCAGAACTGCTTTACGACAATATATAGCCTCCAGTTCACCAGATTAGACTTGCTGCAGCTATCCTCAAATTTGTAGCTTTTGTGCTCAATCTGCTGGGATTTTGTCCGTGGAACTTGTCGTTATAAGCAGAAATTAATGCTAACGATAAACAGGAAATGTTACGTATTGCTGCTCACAGATCTTCCGGATCAGTGAAATTGCTTTAACTTATTATCCAGAAAGCTAGAGGTAAAACTTGAACCAATAAGCAGTAGAACCATAAGAAAGAAGATGAAGTCCCCAAGCACTTGAAAGGTCCCAATATCCCACTCTATCAGGTCCCAGACTAAATTATTAATGGGCTAATTCTCGACAGCATTCAAACCTCGCAGAAAACGATTTTAACCTATAGTATCCGCTTCTTGATTTTGCATTTGATTATAACTCCAAAAAGATTGCTGGTAGTGTAAGTGCATAACCTCGACTAAATTTAAACCATGCTTTGGGTATTTATCTCCATTTGGATTTCTTAGTCCTAGTCCACGGACAGTTCAATTACTAAAGTTATTAACTTCTCTTTGCATAGGTTATTTCAAAAATCAAATAGCCACAAATGAAACCATAGATAAGCAGGGCTGGGTGCACACTGGAGATCTTGGCTATTTTGATGACAAAGGACTATTATATGTCGTGGACAGGATCAAAGAGCTTATCAAATATAAAGGCTTCCAGGTTTATTATTTAACTCGTGTCATTAATTGGACCCATGTTTGTGTTATACTCAACTTACAATCGCCAAGGAGTATTGCTGTTAGATCATGTTTTTACTAGTTATGAATGATGTTCTACATATAAGCTTCAACAAAATCGGCCCAGTTCACTGACTGAAACCTTGAAATCGGCCCTCTTGAATGAATGAGTTTTTACATGCATTCTTGCAAGATCCGGAAGAAGCCTAGCAGTGGTTAATACTCAGTTGAATTCTTTGTTTCTCATTGAGACCGTTATATTGTAATTTCATCAGATTTTCCTTATAAATAATGTCCATTTGCTACGTTTTACTCAGGTGGCACCAGCAGAACTTGAAGAGCTTCTGCTAACTCACCCTGAGATATCAGATGCTGCCGTTATACCGTGAGTCTCTTTATTAAGATATATAACTTCTGAAAGATAAATGTGTTCTCTTGAGCTTATAGGCAATTCTCCTTTGCAGGCTCCCAGATGCCGAAGCTGGGGAAATCCCTGTAGCATTTGTTGTTCGTTCATCTAATAGCTCTCTAGCAGAAAGGGAAGTTCAAAATTTCGTTGCAAAACAGGCAAGGCAGCTCTAGAGCATTATTAAGCTGATAACATGCCACTTTAATTTGCTCACTGGTTTGTTGCTGCGTTGTAATTAAACACACCTCTAGAGATTGGTCAGTTACACTCTTAACACTCTTGCAGGTTACACCATATAAGAGATTGCATAGAGTGATTTTCTCTCGAAGCATTCCCAAGTCAGCCTCAGGAAAGATTCTGAGaagaaagctaagacagaaaGCTCAGTCAAAGTTGTAGATGTTTGACTGAAGGCTATATGGTTTTATTATAAATGCTTTC is part of the Coffea eugenioides isolate CCC68of chromosome 6, Ceug_1.0, whole genome shotgun sequence genome and encodes:
- the LOC113773454 gene encoding 4-coumarate--CoA ligase-like 7; the encoded protein is MTTPFYGKDGIYRSQKPPVVLPEDPNLSMVPFLFRNFPSLSQSTALIDAATAESFTFFDLLTQVSKLSHALLKLNINKNDVVLIFSPNSVLFPISFLAVVGIGAIATTVNPLYTINELSNQVNDSNPKLIITVNELHHKIKHFNLPCILLSPKGSFDAADSYSTLFCHYSDLINSTSPASSDSPWSSAVQTDVAALLYSSGTTGKSKGVVLTHRNFIATASMVTRDQECYGNSKNVYLCFLPMFHIFGLSVAVYAQLQKGNTVVVMERYEMEKALHAVEKYKVTHMYAVPPVVVALGKQKKVVSKYDCSSLREIACGAAPLGKDVIEECAKNFPQAVIVQGYGMTETCGIISREDVKTGPPHSGSTGVLVPGVECKILDVDTAEPLPPFQKGQILVRGQNMMQGYFKNQIATNETIDKQGWVHTGDLGYFDDKGLLYVVDRIKELIKYKGFQVAPAELEELLLTHPEISDAAVIPLPDAEAGEIPVAFVVRSSNSSLAEREVQNFVAKQVTPYKRLHRVIFSRSIPKSASGKILRRKLRQKAQSKL
- the LOC113772854 gene encoding uncharacterized protein LOC113772854 isoform X2; this translates as MPGETSVIYFSTLSSICLPKDTTILASSSSLSALSKFPSFSSKQLPLRSFRFVPKASGSGHFLGDEAFGHYPWESSSDSGDSSIQWVPEERVTLFTADGLIQIGGNLVPRRITSGDGLDTGRRLCIFGFCRSVEMLSDVVEDTVLEHGGEVVAAEKASKGGLHEKLTMTVAVPLLWGVPPASETLHLAVRSGGGIVEKVYWQWDFV